Proteins encoded by one window of Pseudorca crassidens isolate mPseCra1 chromosome 3, mPseCra1.hap1, whole genome shotgun sequence:
- the HNRNPAB gene encoding heterogeneous nuclear ribonucleoprotein A/B isoform X1, protein MSEAGEEQPMETTGATENGHEAAPEGESPAGTGAGTGVAAGAGGGSVAPQAGNQNGAEGDQINASKNEEDAGKMFVGGLSWDTSKKDLKDYFTKFGEVVDCTIKMDPNTGRSRGFGFILFKDAASVEKVLDQKEHRLDGRVIDPKKAMAMKKDPVKKIFVGGLNPEATEEKIREYFGEFGEIEAIELPMDPKSNKRRGFVFITFKEEEPVKKVLEKKFHTISGSKCEIKVAQPKEVYQQQQYGSGGRGNRNRGNRGSSGGGGSGGGQSQSWNQGYGSYWNQGYGYQQGYGPGYGGYDYSPYGYYGYGPGYDYSQGSTNYGKSQRRGGHQNNYKPY, encoded by the exons ATGTCGGAAGCGGGTGAGGAGCAGCCCATGGAGACGACGGGCGCCACCGAGAACGGACACGAGGCCGCCCCCGAAGGCGAGTCGCCGGCCGGGACTGGTGCTGGCACCGGGGTCGCGGCTGGCGCCGGAGGCGGGAGCGTGGCGCCCCAGGCCGGCAACCAGAACGGCGCCGAGGGTGACCAGATAAACGCCAGCAAGAACGAGGAGGACGCGGG AAAAATGTTCGTTGGTGGCCTGAGCTGGGATACCAGCAAAAAGGACCTAAAGGATTATTTTACCAAATTTGGAGAGGTCGTTGACTGTACAATAAAAATGGATCCCAACACTGGCCGATCAAGAGGGTTTGGGTTTATCCTCTTCAAAGATGCAGCTAGCGTGGAGAAG GTTCTAGACCAGAAGGAGCACAGGCTGGATGGCCGTGTCATTGACCCCAAAAAAGCCATGGCCATGAAGAAAGACCCAGTAAAGAAAATTTTTGTGGGGGGTCTGAATCCTGAAGCCACTGAGGAGAAGATCAGGGAGTACTTCGGCGAGTTTGGGGAG ATTGAAGCCATTGAGCTTCCAATGGATCCAAAGTCGAACAAAAGACGAGGCTTTGTTTTCATCACCTTTAAAGAAGAAGAACCTGTGAAGAAAGTTCTGGAGAAAAAGTTCCACACCATCAGTGGAAGTAAG TGTGAAATCAAGGTGGCTCAGCCCAAAGAGGTTTATCAACAGCAGCAGTATGGCTCTGGGGGCCGTGGGAATCGCAACCGAGGGAACCGAGGCAGCAGTGGTGGCGGCGGAAGTGGAGGAG GTCAGAGTCAGAGTTGGAATCAGGGCTACGGCAGCTACTGGAACCAGGGCTACGGCTACCAGCAGGGCTACGGGCCCGGCTATGGCGGCTACGACTACTCGCCTTATGGTTATTACGGCTACGGCCCCGGCTACGACTACA GTCAGGGTAGTACAAATTACGGGAAGAGCCAGCGACGCGGTGGCCATCAGAATAACTACAAGCCATACTGA
- the HNRNPAB gene encoding heterogeneous nuclear ribonucleoprotein A/B isoform X2 — MSEAGEEQPMETTGATENGHEAAPEGESPAGTGAGTGVAAGAGGGSVAPQAGNQNGAEGDQINASKNEEDAGKMFVGGLSWDTSKKDLKDYFTKFGEVVDCTIKMDPNTGRSRGFGFILFKDAASVEKVLDQKEHRLDGRVIDPKKAMAMKKDPVKKIFVGGLNPEATEEKIREYFGEFGEIEAIELPMDPKSNKRRGFVFITFKEEEPVKKVLEKKFHTISGSKCEIKVAQPKEVYQQQQYGSGGRGNRNRGNRGSSGGGGSGGGQGSTNYGKSQRRGGHQNNYKPY; from the exons ATGTCGGAAGCGGGTGAGGAGCAGCCCATGGAGACGACGGGCGCCACCGAGAACGGACACGAGGCCGCCCCCGAAGGCGAGTCGCCGGCCGGGACTGGTGCTGGCACCGGGGTCGCGGCTGGCGCCGGAGGCGGGAGCGTGGCGCCCCAGGCCGGCAACCAGAACGGCGCCGAGGGTGACCAGATAAACGCCAGCAAGAACGAGGAGGACGCGGG AAAAATGTTCGTTGGTGGCCTGAGCTGGGATACCAGCAAAAAGGACCTAAAGGATTATTTTACCAAATTTGGAGAGGTCGTTGACTGTACAATAAAAATGGATCCCAACACTGGCCGATCAAGAGGGTTTGGGTTTATCCTCTTCAAAGATGCAGCTAGCGTGGAGAAG GTTCTAGACCAGAAGGAGCACAGGCTGGATGGCCGTGTCATTGACCCCAAAAAAGCCATGGCCATGAAGAAAGACCCAGTAAAGAAAATTTTTGTGGGGGGTCTGAATCCTGAAGCCACTGAGGAGAAGATCAGGGAGTACTTCGGCGAGTTTGGGGAG ATTGAAGCCATTGAGCTTCCAATGGATCCAAAGTCGAACAAAAGACGAGGCTTTGTTTTCATCACCTTTAAAGAAGAAGAACCTGTGAAGAAAGTTCTGGAGAAAAAGTTCCACACCATCAGTGGAAGTAAG TGTGAAATCAAGGTGGCTCAGCCCAAAGAGGTTTATCAACAGCAGCAGTATGGCTCTGGGGGCCGTGGGAATCGCAACCGAGGGAACCGAGGCAGCAGTGGTGGCGGCGGAAGTGGAGGAG GTCAGGGTAGTACAAATTACGGGAAGAGCCAGCGACGCGGTGGCCATCAGAATAACTACAAGCCATACTGA